CTCGACAATATTTCCACAAAGCTCGCACTTGTAAACTTCGCCTCTCTTGGCCATTTTTAAATCTCCTTTCTTTCGTTTGTTGGTTCTAATGTCAGGTTCGACGTTTCCGGATTACCAATTCTCTCCCAAAAGCTCGAAATGGGCCTGGGGATGTGCGCATGCCGGACAAGTTAACGGGGCCTCCTGACCTTCATATAGGTACCCGCAGTTTCTGCAGCGCCACGTGACGCTTGCATCGCGTTTGAAAACTCTGTCGGCCTCGATGTTGGCCGCCAGGTCGAGATAGCGCTTTTCATGCTGCTTTTCAGCCACCGCGATGGCTTCGAAAATCATGGCTTCGGCCTCAAAGCCTTCAGCGCGTGCTGTTTTGGCAAATTCCGGATACATGGTGGTGTGTTCATAATTTTCGCCACCGGCAGCTTCCTTCAGATTTTCCAGTGTCGATTCGATGGCACCAGCCGGAAATGCCCCCGTGATTTCCACCTCTCCGCCCTCCAGCAATTTAAACAGTCTTTTGGCGTGCTCCTTCTCCTGTTGGGCGGTTTCTTCGAAAATGTGCGAGATCTGTACGTACCCCTCCTTTTTGGCTTTGCTGGCAAAATAGGTGTAGCGGTTTCTGGCCTGGGATTCGCCGGCAAATGCCGTCAGAATGTTTTTCTCAGTTTGTGTTCCTTTTAGATTACCCAATGTTTTCTCCTTTCTTTATTGCGGTTGTTGTCGTCTATAAGGCTGTCAGGGACAGTCTTTGC
The DNA window shown above is from Deltaproteobacteria bacterium and carries:
- a CDS encoding rubrerythrin family protein; translated protein: MGNLKGTQTEKNILTAFAGESQARNRYTYFASKAKKEGYVQISHIFEETAQQEKEHAKRLFKLLEGGEVEITGAFPAGAIESTLENLKEAAGGENYEHTTMYPEFAKTARAEGFEAEAMIFEAIAVAEKQHEKRYLDLAANIEADRVFKRDASVTWRCRNCGYLYEGQEAPLTCPACAHPQAHFELLGENW